One Granulicella sp. 5B5 DNA window includes the following coding sequences:
- a CDS encoding glycoside hydrolase family 3 protein yields the protein MSRLIQSLIAAVFAIALVAPSLYAQQMQSLPYRDTTLPLDQRVHDLISRMTLEEKVQQMRDHAPAIPRLGVPRYDWWNEGLHGVAFAGKATNFPQVIGMAATWDTHLVHEMAQIISTEARAKYNQAMRDNDHEMFFGLTFWAPNINIFRDPRWGRGQETYGEDPYLTGHMAVAFVTGMQGDDPKYLRVVSTPKHFDVHSGPEPTRHRANVDVSAHDLEDTYLPAFRAAITEAHAQSVMCAYNAIDGAPACANTMLLRDHLRNDWHFDGYVVSDCAAVADINTGHHFAPDMAHAAADAVKAGTDLECGFAQGQAFPALVDAVHQHLITEAELDIALTRLFRARFRLGMFDPPSSYAYGRIPITDNNTPAHRALSLQAAKESLVLLKNEDGILPLKAGTQRIAVVGPEAELVQSLQGNYNGPPQSPVFPLEGIERRFSSAHIAYAQGSTLVDGFAIPIERTVLHPTDGHGEGLTGEYFSTADFSGKPVLTRVDHTINFNWDKFAPVAGLERNNFSVRWTGTLTPPAPGDYKLGVRVNYCYACENTEGFRLYLDGKLLVANSAKSTGERGHVIDSTAHFSDTKPHAIRLEYLHGTGSAGIDLTWQPPAEALRAQAVAVAKASDVTIAFVGLSPSLEGEEMPVKLDGFTGGDRTSISLPVVQEELLKALAATGKPLIVVLQNGSALAVNWAQEHANAILEAWYPGEEGGTAIADTLAGDNNPAGRLPLTFYASLDQLPAFDDYSMQHRTYRYFASKPLYGFGYGLSYTAFNYSQLSVPTSAVAAGSHVVVEGNVKNTGSLAGDEVAELYLTQPAGFETPHRELVGFQRIHLAPGESRHLTFTIDQRSLGQVDQQGNRVVLPGEYTVSLGGAQPGDAASVRTAHFTLAGRAELPK from the coding sequence ATGTCTCGCCTCATCCAAAGCCTCATCGCCGCTGTCTTCGCAATTGCCCTTGTTGCACCCTCTCTCTATGCGCAACAGATGCAGTCGCTTCCGTATAGGGACACTACGCTGCCGCTCGACCAGCGTGTGCATGACCTCATCAGCCGCATGACGCTCGAGGAGAAGGTGCAGCAGATGCGCGATCACGCACCGGCGATTCCACGCCTTGGCGTGCCCAGGTATGACTGGTGGAACGAAGGTCTGCACGGTGTGGCCTTTGCGGGAAAAGCCACGAACTTTCCGCAGGTCATCGGCATGGCGGCCACGTGGGACACACATCTCGTTCATGAGATGGCGCAGATAATCTCCACCGAAGCCCGCGCCAAGTACAACCAGGCCATGCGCGACAACGACCACGAGATGTTCTTCGGGCTTACCTTCTGGGCCCCGAACATCAACATCTTCCGTGATCCGCGCTGGGGCCGCGGCCAGGAGACCTACGGCGAAGACCCGTATCTGACCGGGCACATGGCCGTCGCGTTTGTCACAGGCATGCAGGGCGACGACCCGAAGTATTTGCGGGTCGTCTCGACGCCTAAACATTTTGATGTACACAGCGGTCCCGAACCGACACGGCATCGAGCCAATGTCGACGTATCTGCGCACGACCTCGAAGATACTTACCTTCCGGCGTTCCGCGCCGCCATCACGGAGGCGCACGCGCAGTCGGTGATGTGCGCCTATAACGCGATTGACGGCGCTCCTGCCTGCGCGAACACAATGCTTCTGCGAGACCATTTACGAAATGACTGGCACTTCGATGGCTATGTTGTCTCTGACTGTGCGGCGGTTGCCGACATCAACACCGGCCATCACTTCGCGCCCGACATGGCACATGCCGCTGCCGACGCGGTAAAAGCGGGCACCGACCTCGAGTGCGGTTTTGCTCAAGGGCAGGCATTCCCTGCTCTGGTCGATGCAGTCCATCAACACCTCATCACCGAAGCCGAACTCGACATCGCTCTGACGCGCCTCTTTCGCGCGCGCTTCCGCCTTGGCATGTTCGATCCACCGTCCAGCTACGCCTACGGGCGCATCCCGATCACCGACAACAACACACCTGCCCACCGCGCGCTCTCACTGCAAGCCGCGAAGGAATCGCTTGTGCTGCTCAAGAACGAAGATGGCATTCTTCCATTGAAGGCTGGCACGCAGCGTATTGCAGTCGTTGGACCTGAAGCTGAGCTCGTGCAGTCCTTGCAGGGCAATTACAACGGGCCGCCGCAGTCGCCGGTCTTTCCGCTTGAGGGTATCGAGAGGCGATTCAGCTCCGCGCACATTGCGTATGCGCAAGGCTCCACGCTCGTCGACGGCTTCGCAATCCCCATCGAGCGGACGGTTCTCCATCCTACTGATGGACATGGGGAAGGTCTCACTGGTGAGTACTTCAGCACGGCTGACTTCTCGGGCAAGCCCGTGCTCACTCGCGTAGACCATACCATCAACTTCAACTGGGACAAGTTTGCGCCGGTCGCAGGGCTGGAACGCAACAACTTCTCCGTACGCTGGACTGGGACTCTGACACCACCTGCTCCCGGCGACTACAAGCTCGGCGTCCGCGTGAATTATTGCTATGCCTGCGAGAACACTGAAGGCTTCCGCCTCTATCTTGATGGCAAACTGCTCGTTGCCAACAGCGCGAAGAGCACGGGCGAACGTGGTCATGTCATCGACAGCACTGCTCACTTCTCCGACACCAAACCTCACGCCATTCGCCTTGAATACCTGCATGGCACCGGAAGCGCCGGGATCGACCTTACATGGCAGCCGCCCGCCGAAGCACTGCGTGCGCAGGCCGTGGCTGTGGCTAAGGCATCGGATGTCACGATCGCATTCGTCGGTCTGTCACCGTCACTCGAAGGCGAAGAGATGCCTGTCAAGCTCGACGGATTTACCGGTGGCGATCGCACCTCGATCTCCTTGCCTGTTGTGCAGGAAGAGTTGCTCAAGGCACTCGCTGCCACCGGCAAACCGCTCATTGTGGTGCTGCAGAACGGCAGCGCGCTGGCCGTCAACTGGGCGCAGGAGCATGCGAATGCAATTCTTGAAGCCTGGTATCCGGGTGAGGAGGGAGGCACCGCCATTGCCGACACACTCGCGGGCGATAACAATCCGGCTGGCCGCCTGCCACTGACCTTCTATGCCTCACTCGATCAACTTCCCGCCTTCGATGACTACTCCATGCAACACCGCACTTACCGCTACTTTGCGAGTAAGCCTCTCTACGGGTTCGGCTATGGACTTAGCTACACGGCCTTCAACTATTCGCAACTCTCCGTTCCAACGTCAGCTGTCGCCGCCGGCTCGCACGTTGTCGTTGAGGGGAATGTGAAGAACACTGGCAGCCTCGCAGGAGATGAGGTGGCCGAGCTTTACCTCACGCAGCCTGCAGGCTTCGAGACGCCACATCGCGAACTCGTTGGATTTCAGCGCATACATCTTGCTCCTGGTGAGTCAAGGCACCTCACCTTCACCATCGACCAGCGGTCACTCGGGCAGGTGGATCAACAGGGCAATCGCGTTGTCCTGCCGGGCGAGTACACCGTTTCGCTTGGAGGCGCGCAGCCTGGCGACGCTGCATCTGTCCGGACAGCACATTTCACTCTCGCCGGTCGCGCTGAGCTGCCCAAATAA
- a CDS encoding SMP-30/gluconolactonase/LRE family protein — MLLKATLSLILLAAAAIHVSGDGPPKSHDGIERLAPEISAILPAGAHVDAVASGYTWTEGPVWVHSGYLLFAEITSNSIRKLGPDGNVTIFMQPSGYTGGAPYGGREPGSNGMTLDASGRLTVAGHAGRSIWRLESLDPHATRTILADAYRGKRLNSTNDLVYRSDGSLYFTDPPYGLRTQNDSDPAKELAINGVYRISGASSHKPGAPPANASLQLLIKNLPRPNGIAFSPDEKFLYVDNSEPQKLWMRYPVHADGSLGEGVVFFDATSDRRPGAPDGMKVDQRGNIYSAGPGGVWIFSPSGKHLGTILLPHPASNVAWGDADAKTLYITDSGELFRIRINIPGIRP, encoded by the coding sequence ATGCTCTTGAAAGCGACCCTGTCTCTGATACTTCTCGCTGCGGCGGCTATCCACGTCTCCGGCGACGGACCTCCGAAATCACACGATGGGATTGAACGCCTCGCTCCTGAGATCTCTGCCATTCTGCCGGCCGGCGCTCATGTAGATGCCGTAGCCTCTGGCTATACATGGACCGAAGGCCCTGTCTGGGTGCACTCCGGATATCTGCTCTTCGCCGAGATCACCAGCAACAGCATCCGCAAGCTCGGCCCAGACGGCAACGTCACGATCTTTATGCAGCCGAGTGGCTATACCGGTGGAGCGCCCTACGGAGGCCGCGAACCCGGCTCCAATGGCATGACACTCGATGCTTCGGGGCGACTGACCGTTGCTGGCCACGCGGGACGCAGCATATGGCGGCTCGAGTCGCTCGATCCACATGCCACTAGAACTATCCTCGCGGATGCTTATCGGGGCAAGCGTCTCAACAGCACCAACGACCTTGTCTATCGCTCGGACGGCTCACTTTACTTCACCGATCCACCGTATGGGCTGCGCACGCAGAATGATTCCGATCCCGCCAAAGAGCTTGCGATCAATGGTGTGTACCGAATCTCCGGCGCGTCATCACACAAGCCCGGAGCGCCGCCTGCGAACGCGAGCTTGCAACTGCTGATCAAGAACCTCCCTCGCCCCAACGGCATCGCGTTCTCACCCGACGAGAAGTTCCTCTACGTGGATAACAGCGAACCGCAGAAACTCTGGATGCGCTACCCCGTTCACGCTGATGGATCGCTCGGCGAGGGCGTCGTCTTCTTCGACGCGACATCCGACCGACGTCCGGGAGCGCCCGATGGGATGAAGGTCGATCAGCGGGGCAACATCTACAGCGCCGGTCCTGGTGGCGTCTGGATATTCTCTCCTTCCGGCAAGCATCTTGGCACAATCCTACTGCCTCATCCAGCGAGCAACGTCGCATGGGGCGATGCTGACGCAAAGACCCTCTACATCACCGATAGCGGAGAGCTGTTCCGTATCCGCATCAACATCCCTGGCATTCGCCCCTGA
- a CDS encoding glycosyl hydrolase family 28-related protein — MPPLKPASVFDVKHHGAKGDGTTIDTPAINRAIETAATAGGGTVLFPAGTYVCYSIRLRSNVALYLDHGDESLDNVDKNRILPAQRPFD; from the coding sequence ATGCCTCCATTGAAACCAGCGTCAGTGTTCGACGTGAAGCACCACGGTGCCAAGGGTGATGGCACTACGATCGACACGCCCGCCATCAATCGAGCGATTGAAACAGCGGCGACAGCAGGTGGCGGGACGGTCTTGTTCCCAGCCGGAACGTATGTGTGTTACTCCATCCGACTCAGGAGCAACGTTGCGCTGTATCTCGACCACGGAGATGAGAGCCTCGACAACGTGGACAAAAATCGGATCTTGCCGGCCCAACGCCCTTTCGACTAA